The following are encoded together in the Salvelinus fontinalis isolate EN_2023a chromosome 38, ASM2944872v1, whole genome shotgun sequence genome:
- the LOC129837508 gene encoding potassium voltage-gated channel subfamily S member 2-like, protein MTGQSLEELTAAYEDHSIRINVGGFKKSLFSNTLSRFPETRLARLLQCQSKESVLELCDDYDDAEKEFYFDRNPSLFPYVLNFYNTGRLHVMAELCIFSFSQEIEYWGIDEFFIDSCCSNTYHCRKMDPNRGEDWDDCRSDEGSGSTSSSFDEILEFYNDATKFDKQPLGSVRRRIWLILDNPGYSVASRVISILSILVVLGSITTMCMNSMAEFTLVDREGTPHEDPRFETVEHFGIGWFTLELVARFTVAPDLLHFFKHPLNLIDLVSIVPFYLTLLVDLVAESSPALANLGRVAQVLRLMRIFRILKLARHSTGLRSLGATLRNSYKEVGLLLLYLAVGVSFFSVMAYTVEKEDSEDFSTIPACWWWATVSMTTVGYGDVVPVSIAGKMTASACILAGILVVVLPITLIFNKFSLFYKRQKRLEIAMRSCDFDQEIKENLPSVNLRNYYAHKVKSLMASLSNINRSLPSGHSLNEMSIQQDL, encoded by the coding sequence ATGACGGGTCAGAGCCTGGAGGAGCTGACAGCAGCCTATGAGGATCACAGCATCCGCATCAATGTGGGCGGGTTCAAGAAGAGCCTGTTCTCCAACACGCTGTCTCGCTTCCCGGAGACCCGTCTGGCTCGGCTGTTACAGTGCCAATCAAAAGAGTCGGTGCTAGAGCTCTGCGACGACTACGACGACGCGGAAAAAGAGTTTTATTTCGACAGAAACCCGTCTCTTTTTCCTTACGTGTTGAATTTCTACAACACCGGGAGGCTCCACGTCATGGCAGAGCTGTGCATCTTCTCCTTCAGTCAGGAGATCGAGTACTGGGGCATCGACGAATTCTTCATCGACTCGTGTTGCAGCAACACCTACCACTGCCGGAAGATGGATCCTAACCGCGGCGAGGACTGGGACGACTGCCGGAGCGACGAGGGCAGCGGGAGCACCTCGTCATCGTTCGACGAGATTCTCGAGTTCTATAACGACGCCACTAAGTTCGATAAGCAGCCGCTGGGGAGCGTCCGCAGGcggatctggctgatcctggATAACCCGGGGTACTCCGTCGCCAGCCGAGTCATCAGTATCCTCTCTATCCTGGTCGTGTTGGGTTCTATAACCACCATGTGCATGAACAGTATGGCTGAGTTTACCCTGGTGGACAGGGAGGGGACGCCTCACGAGGACCCCAGGTTTGAAACGGTGGAACACTTTGGTATCGGCTGGTTCACCTTGGAGCTGGTGGCTCGGTTCACGGTAGCCCCGGATCTTCTCCACTTCTTCAAGCATCCGTTGAACTTAATAGACCTGGTGTCGATTGTACCGTTCTACCTGACGCTCCTCGTCGATCTGGTGGCCGAGAGCAGCCCGGCGTTGGCGAATCTGGGGCGCGTGGCGCAGGTGCTACGACTGATGAGGATCTTCCGTATCCTGAAGCTGGCGCGTCACTCCACGGGGCTGCGCTCTCTGGGCGCCACGTTGAGAAACAGCTATAAGGAGGTAGGGTTGCTACTGCTCTACCTGGCGGTGGGCGTGTCCTTTTTCTCTGTCATGGCCTACACCGTGGAGAAGGAGGACAGCGAGGACTTCTCCACCATCCCGGCATGCTGGTGGTGGGCCACGGTGAGCATGACCACGGTGGGGTACGGAGACGTGGTCCCGGTGTCTATCGCCGGTAAGATGACCGCCTCGGCCTGTATCCTGGCAGGCATCCTGGTGGTTGTGCTTCCCATCACGCTCATATTCAATAAGTTCTCGCTCTTCTACAAGAGACAGAAACGATTAGAGATCGCTATGCGAAGCTGCGACTTCGACCAGGAGATCAAAGAAAACCTTCCCTCTGTCAATCTGAGGAACTATTATGCACACAAGGTGAAATCTCTCATGGCCAGTCTGTCCAATATCAACCGGAGCTTGCCCAGCGGACACAGTCTGAACGAGATGTCAATACAGCAAGATCTGTGA